In Aequorivita sp. H23M31, a single window of DNA contains:
- a CDS encoding M48 family metallopeptidase — translation MKPETLFYIIIAIIIVSFIIDQALDYINAKHFNDPLPLELQNVFDEAEYKKSQAYKKERYKISILSSSVSLIATLLFFFLDGFAYVDGLARSVSNNEIVIALVFFGIIMITSDILSTPFSYYSTFVIEEKYGFNKTTRKTFFLDKLKGWLMGAIIGGIILGAIIWFYQATGKNFWLYAWGLVTLFTILMNLFYARFIVPLFNKQTPLEEGPLRSKIEKYASKVGFTLDKIFVIDGSKRSTKANAYFSGFGSEKRVTLYDTLINDLDEEEIVAVLAHEVGHYKRKHIIFNLFLAIITTGFTLWLLSLFIGNPLLSEALYVSKPSFHIGLIAFGLLYSPISGISGLLMNYMSRKFEYQADDYAKKTFAAEPLISGLKKLSKNSLSNVRPHPLYVFAHYSHPTLLQRFRNLKK, via the coding sequence ATGAAACCAGAAACTCTCTTTTACATAATAATCGCTATCATCATTGTGAGTTTTATCATTGATCAAGCTTTGGATTATATAAACGCAAAACACTTTAACGATCCCCTACCGCTAGAGCTTCAAAATGTATTCGACGAAGCGGAATACAAGAAATCGCAGGCCTATAAAAAGGAACGTTACAAGATTAGTATTCTCTCTTCATCGGTTTCCCTTATTGCTACCCTGCTATTTTTCTTCCTCGATGGTTTCGCTTATGTAGATGGTTTGGCGCGTTCGGTTTCTAATAATGAAATTGTTATTGCGCTGGTGTTCTTCGGAATCATTATGATTACCAGTGATATTTTAAGCACGCCATTTAGTTATTACAGCACTTTTGTAATCGAAGAGAAATACGGTTTTAATAAAACCACTCGAAAAACATTCTTCCTGGATAAATTAAAAGGTTGGTTGATGGGCGCAATAATTGGCGGAATTATTTTGGGAGCAATCATTTGGTTTTACCAAGCTACCGGAAAAAACTTCTGGCTTTATGCGTGGGGCCTTGTCACACTTTTTACTATTCTGATGAATCTTTTTTACGCTAGATTTATCGTTCCCTTATTCAATAAACAAACTCCTTTAGAAGAAGGCCCATTACGCTCCAAGATTGAAAAATATGCTTCCAAAGTCGGTTTCACACTAGACAAAATATTTGTAATAGACGGCAGTAAACGAAGCACAAAAGCGAACGCCTATTTCTCTGGTTTTGGGAGTGAAAAACGCGTAACACTATACGACACACTTATAAATGATTTGGATGAAGAAGAAATAGTCGCCGTATTGGCCCACGAAGTAGGACACTATAAGCGAAAGCATATAATTTTTAATCTTTTTTTAGCCATTATTACAACAGGATTTACACTTTGGCTACTATCGCTGTTTATTGGAAACCCATTACTTTCAGAAGCCTTATATGTTTCCAAACCTTCTTTCCATATCGGGTTAATAGCTTTCGGCCTACTTTATAGTCCCATTTCAGGAATATCTGGCTTATTAATGAACTATATGAGTAGGAAATTTGAATACCAAGCAGATGATTACGCGAAAAAAACATTTGCTGCTGAACCTTTGATTAGCGGCCTAAAAAAACTTTCCAAAAACAGCCTCAGCAACGTTAGGCCGCATCCGCTGTATGTCTTTGCACATTATTCACATCCTACCCTTTTGCAGCGCTTCAGAAATTTGAAGAAATAA
- a CDS encoding TrmH family RNA methyltransferase, producing MQKNITSLQNPLIKQIVLLQEKSRERRKTGLFIIEGLREITLALKGNYILKTILLCTEIIQKEELLKLKESSESKTEFIEITSEIYGKLAYRGSTEGVLAIARTKDLSISNWFSSGAERLPGSAREPNSDNPLILIAEAPEKPGNIGALLRTADAAGVDAVIIANPKTDLYNPNIIRSSVGCLFTNQIATGTTSEIIRFLKENNINIYCAALQASVPYHTIDFKKPSAIVVGTEATGLSEEWLENSTQNIIIPMQGEIDSMNVSVAAGILIFEGKRQRSF from the coding sequence ATGCAAAAAAATATAACAAGTCTACAAAATCCACTGATAAAACAAATTGTTTTGCTCCAAGAGAAATCACGCGAACGCCGAAAAACGGGGCTTTTTATAATTGAAGGGCTCAGGGAAATCACCCTAGCTTTAAAAGGAAATTATATCCTCAAGACTATTCTTTTATGTACTGAAATAATTCAGAAAGAAGAACTCTTAAAACTGAAAGAATCCTCAGAAAGTAAAACTGAATTTATTGAAATCACTTCCGAAATTTATGGAAAACTAGCCTATAGAGGTTCTACGGAAGGGGTTTTGGCAATAGCGAGGACTAAGGATTTAAGTATTTCAAACTGGTTCTCGAGCGGAGCAGAGAGGCTCCCCGGCTCTGCTCGAGAACCCAACTCAGATAACCCTTTAATTCTAATCGCCGAAGCTCCCGAAAAACCTGGAAATATTGGTGCTCTTTTAAGAACAGCAGATGCTGCTGGTGTGGATGCCGTAATCATAGCAAATCCTAAAACAGATTTATACAATCCAAATATAATCCGTAGCAGCGTGGGATGTTTGTTTACCAATCAAATTGCGACGGGAACAACTTCAGAAATAATTCGTTTTTTAAAGGAAAACAATATTAATATATATTGTGCAGCTTTACAAGCATCCGTTCCCTATCATACAATCGATTTTAAAAAGCCTTCAGCAATCGTCGTAGGGACCGAAGCTACTGGTCTTTCCGAAGAATGGCTAGAAAACAGCACCCAAAACATCATAATCCCAATGCAGGGCGAAATCGACAGTATGAACGTTTCTGTGGCCGCGGGAATACTTATTTTTGAGGGCAAACGGCAGCGGTCTTTTTAG
- a CDS encoding T9SS type A sorting domain-containing protein, with the protein MKHILLFFTILFFTTAIQAQPVVNENPYPLFECDINNNGFAYFDLHQADGDITLGDSSLFVSYHLSVHDAENSINALLSPYMNDVPYSDTVYAHVEDQSGGGFAVVSLDLLVQDPPFSPAMDLFQIDDNGSGFSVFDLTVNDLVILEDLNPTAYIVFYFETETNAEMNQFPITEPMVYQNIQNPQRIYVRIENLSGSCVSFDSFILSVESLTVDTFSFEDLALFPNPTYGKISLQSFQLNAETSISLYDIQGKMLFSKKMVPQNGSCVIDISSFENGVYFLKISSAGNMGIKKLIKI; encoded by the coding sequence ATGAAACATATATTACTTTTTTTTACAATTTTATTTTTTACGACTGCTATTCAAGCCCAGCCGGTTGTCAATGAAAATCCTTATCCCTTATTCGAATGTGATATTAATAATAATGGATTTGCCTATTTTGATTTACACCAAGCTGATGGGGATATTACTTTGGGAGATTCCTCTTTATTTGTCAGCTATCATCTGTCAGTTCATGATGCAGAGAACAGCATTAATGCTCTCTTAAGTCCTTATATGAATGATGTTCCTTATTCTGATACAGTATATGCTCACGTGGAGGATCAGAGTGGAGGTGGATTTGCTGTTGTTTCTTTGGATCTATTGGTTCAGGATCCTCCGTTTTCACCTGCTATGGACCTTTTTCAAATAGACGATAATGGAAGCGGTTTTTCAGTTTTTGATCTTACGGTGAATGACTTGGTAATTTTAGAAGACCTCAATCCAACGGCGTATATTGTTTTTTACTTTGAAACGGAAACCAACGCAGAAATGAACCAATTTCCTATAACCGAACCAATGGTTTATCAAAATATTCAGAATCCCCAGAGGATCTATGTTAGAATAGAAAATTTAAGCGGAAGCTGTGTTTCATTCGATTCTTTTATATTAAGCGTGGAGAGTCTCACGGTGGACACTTTCTCATTTGAAGATTTAGCTCTTTTTCCAAATCCTACTTATGGAAAAATTTCACTTCAATCATTTCAATTAAATGCTGAAACATCAATCTCGCTCTATGATATCCAAGGGAAAATGTTATTTTCTAAAAAGATGGTTCCACAAAATGGTTCTTGTGTGATAGATATTTCTTCGTTTGAAAACGGGGTTTATTTCCTAAAAATTTCATCAGCGGGAAATATGGGAATAAAGAAATTAATAAAGATATGA
- a CDS encoding DUF3810 domain-containing protein has product MQRRTALILALLLPIQIIFLQILKNFPEFVEKYYSLGFYPILSKVSRYLFGWVPFSVGDVFYILITLLALRWIYKNFKRLRYDPQWFFIDIAASVSIVYFMFHVLWGFNYYRLPLHQSLKLQSDYTYEELLLTTMRFIEKSNEMHRKLAHGDTLRIDLPYSQKEMFKKSVNGYKNLEKEYPQLAYWPRSIKKSGWSLGLTYMGYSGYLNPFSGEAQVNNLVKTYKFPVVACHEEAHQIGFAAENEANFIATLATLHNEDPYIQYAGYIFTLRYLINEVARNDMDQFLEFEKIINPGIMASYKEMRDFWTKYDNPFDKFTSAFWDNFLKANNQTHGIKSYNYMVALVVNYYEKRPL; this is encoded by the coding sequence ATGCAAAGACGAACTGCGCTTATCCTTGCGCTACTGCTTCCAATTCAGATAATCTTCCTTCAAATTCTCAAGAACTTTCCGGAATTTGTGGAAAAGTATTACAGCTTAGGCTTCTACCCCATTCTTTCCAAAGTTTCACGGTATCTTTTCGGTTGGGTTCCGTTTTCCGTTGGAGACGTTTTTTATATTCTCATAACTCTCCTCGCACTTCGATGGATCTATAAAAACTTTAAACGGCTACGCTATGATCCCCAGTGGTTTTTTATAGACATTGCAGCTTCTGTATCCATTGTATATTTTATGTTCCATGTACTTTGGGGATTCAATTATTATCGACTTCCGTTGCACCAATCGCTAAAACTGCAGAGCGATTATACTTATGAGGAATTGCTCCTTACCACAATGCGTTTTATTGAAAAGAGCAACGAAATGCATCGTAAATTGGCGCATGGAGACACCTTAAGGATTGACTTGCCTTATTCCCAAAAGGAAATGTTTAAAAAATCGGTTAACGGCTATAAAAATTTGGAGAAAGAATATCCGCAATTGGCATATTGGCCTCGTAGTATTAAGAAAAGTGGATGGAGTTTGGGGCTTACCTATATGGGATATAGTGGTTATCTGAATCCATTTTCAGGGGAAGCGCAGGTAAACAATCTTGTTAAAACCTACAAATTTCCCGTAGTAGCCTGCCACGAGGAAGCACATCAAATAGGTTTTGCAGCTGAAAATGAAGCTAATTTTATCGCTACTCTGGCCACCCTCCACAATGAGGATCCCTATATTCAGTATGCGGGATATATATTTACGTTACGATATTTAATTAATGAGGTTGCGCGGAATGACATGGATCAATTCCTAGAATTCGAAAAAATAATTAATCCCGGGATTATGGCAAGTTATAAGGAAATGCGCGATTTCTGGACAAAATATGACAATCCATTTGACAAGTTTACAAGTGCTTTTTGGGACAATTTTCTTAAGGCCAACAATCAAACCCACGGAATTAAGAGTTATAATTATATGGTCGCGCTGGTGGTTAATTATTATGAGAAGAGACCGCTTTGA
- a CDS encoding aminoacyl-histidine dipeptidase — protein MNEEIRSLEPKALWNNFADLNAVPRPSKKEERVIAFMKDFGKNLGLETIEDEVGNVIIRKPATKGMEDRKMVVLQSHLDMVHQKNNDTNFDFDKQGIEMYVDGDWVRAKGTTLGADNGIGVATIMAILESDSIEHPALEALFTIDEETGMTGAKGLQGGLLKGDILLNLDTEEDDEIGVGCAGGVDVTAIGCYSENEVPEDSVNYTIKVTGLNGGHSGMDIIKGLGNANKLMNRVLFATKDFMRIAKLEGGSLRNAIPRESVAQVSVISEEKFHSELEKIKKDILAEFKSLEPNLSITAEKSEKEFGKVMSEEGQTEFLNVINAAHNGVYRMSPDIEDLVETSNNIAKVSVSNGNIKIECLTRSSVESSKTDLANALISVFELGGYKAGLDGDYPGWAPNMDSPILKVLDSLYQKMNGEKANVAACHAGLECGILGQNYPEMDMISFGPTIKGAHSPDERASISSTQKYWEFVLEILKNIPRK, from the coding sequence ATGAACGAAGAAATAAGAAGCCTAGAACCCAAAGCACTTTGGAACAATTTTGCAGATTTAAATGCCGTGCCGCGGCCTTCTAAAAAAGAAGAACGTGTAATTGCATTTATGAAAGATTTTGGAAAGAACCTCGGTTTGGAAACTATAGAAGATGAAGTAGGAAATGTTATAATTCGTAAACCTGCGACCAAAGGAATGGAGGATCGCAAAATGGTGGTTCTACAAAGCCATTTAGATATGGTGCACCAAAAAAATAATGACACCAACTTTGATTTCGACAAACAAGGAATTGAAATGTATGTGGATGGTGATTGGGTTCGTGCGAAAGGGACAACGTTAGGCGCGGATAACGGAATTGGCGTTGCCACAATTATGGCTATCTTGGAAAGTGATTCCATTGAACATCCTGCCTTGGAAGCATTATTTACAATTGATGAGGAAACAGGAATGACCGGTGCAAAAGGATTACAGGGAGGTTTGCTAAAGGGTGACATTCTCTTAAACCTAGATACCGAGGAAGATGATGAAATTGGCGTAGGCTGTGCAGGCGGAGTAGATGTAACCGCAATTGGTTGTTACAGTGAAAATGAGGTTCCGGAAGATTCAGTTAACTACACTATTAAGGTAACCGGTTTGAATGGTGGACATAGTGGAATGGATATTATCAAAGGTTTGGGAAATGCCAACAAATTGATGAACCGGGTTTTGTTCGCAACTAAAGACTTTATGAGGATTGCAAAGCTTGAAGGTGGTAGTCTTCGGAATGCTATTCCCCGAGAAAGTGTGGCACAGGTTTCGGTAATTTCAGAAGAAAAATTTCATTCTGAATTGGAAAAAATAAAGAAGGATATTTTAGCAGAATTTAAATCCCTAGAACCAAATCTTTCCATTACTGCAGAAAAATCCGAAAAGGAATTTGGAAAAGTAATGTCTGAAGAAGGTCAAACTGAATTTTTAAATGTAATAAACGCAGCCCATAACGGAGTTTACAGAATGAGTCCTGATATCGAGGATTTGGTAGAAACTTCTAATAATATTGCAAAAGTTTCGGTTTCAAATGGAAATATTAAGATTGAATGTCTTACAAGAAGTTCTGTAGAATCATCCAAAACTGATTTGGCCAATGCTTTGATCTCAGTTTTTGAACTTGGAGGTTATAAAGCCGGTTTGGATGGTGATTATCCCGGTTGGGCGCCTAATATGGATAGTCCTATTTTGAAAGTTTTGGATAGCCTATATCAAAAGATGAATGGTGAAAAAGCTAATGTTGCTGCTTGCCATGCGGGATTGGAATGCGGTATTTTGGGCCAGAATTATCCTGAAATGGATATGATATCTTTTGGACCTACAATTAAGGGCGCTCACTCCCCAGATGAACGCGCTAGCATTTCCTCGACACAAAAATATTGGGAGTTTGTGTTGGAGATTTTAAAGAATATTCCGAGAAAGTAG